The proteins below are encoded in one region of Sulfitobacter sp. SK012:
- a CDS encoding acyl-CoA dehydrogenase family protein: MFNATMQFDLGEDVNALRELVHRWAQERVKPMAKDIDLKNDFPAELWREMGDLGLLGMTVEEEFGGTGMGYLAHTVAVEEVARASASVSLSYGAHSNLCVNQIRLNGSNEQRRKYLPGLCSGEHVGALAMSEAGAGSDVVSMKLRAEKRNDHYRLSGNKYWITNGCDADTLVVYAKTDPEAGSKGMTAFLIEKSMKGFTTSSHFDKLGMRGSNTAELIFDDCEVPFENVLGEEGRGVRVLMSGLDYERVVLSGIGLGIIAACLDEIMPYMAERKQFGQPVGSFQLMQGKMADMYTAMNSARAYVYEVAKSCDRGEVTRADAAACCLYASEQAMVQAHQAVQAMGGAGYLSDNPVGRIFRDAKLMEIGAGTSEIRRMLIGREMMGAMA; this comes from the coding sequence ATGTTCAACGCCACCATGCAGTTTGACCTGGGCGAAGATGTGAATGCGCTGCGCGAGTTGGTGCACCGTTGGGCGCAAGAGCGGGTCAAGCCGATGGCTAAAGATATCGACCTCAAGAATGATTTCCCTGCCGAGCTATGGCGCGAGATGGGCGATCTTGGCTTGTTGGGTATGACGGTCGAGGAAGAGTTCGGCGGCACTGGCATGGGCTATTTGGCGCATACTGTCGCTGTAGAAGAGGTGGCGCGGGCATCGGCTTCGGTGTCGTTGTCTTATGGGGCGCATTCAAACCTTTGCGTTAACCAAATCCGTTTGAATGGATCAAACGAACAGCGTCGCAAATACCTGCCGGGGCTATGCTCTGGTGAGCATGTTGGCGCGCTTGCGATGTCGGAGGCGGGGGCCGGATCGGACGTCGTGTCGATGAAGCTGCGCGCCGAAAAGCGGAACGACCACTACCGGCTGTCTGGCAATAAATACTGGATCACCAACGGATGTGACGCCGATACACTGGTGGTTTATGCCAAAACCGACCCAGAGGCTGGCAGCAAGGGGATGACAGCGTTCCTTATCGAGAAGTCGATGAAGGGTTTCACGACGTCCTCGCATTTCGACAAGTTGGGGATGCGTGGATCAAACACCGCAGAGCTGATTTTTGACGATTGCGAAGTGCCGTTCGAGAACGTTCTTGGCGAAGAGGGGCGCGGCGTGCGCGTCCTGATGTCGGGCCTGGATTATGAGCGCGTTGTGTTGTCGGGGATTGGCCTGGGCATCATTGCGGCCTGTCTGGATGAGATCATGCCTTACATGGCAGAACGCAAACAGTTCGGTCAGCCGGTCGGTTCCTTCCAACTGATGCAAGGCAAGATGGCGGATATGTACACGGCGATGAATTCTGCGCGCGCCTATGTCTACGAGGTTGCAAAGTCTTGCGATCGTGGCGAAGTCACGCGGGCGGATGCCGCTGCGTGCTGTCTCTATGCGTCCGAGCAGGCGATGGTGCAGGCGCATCAAGCGGTTCAGGCGATGGGCGGTGCGGGTTATTTGTCGGACAATCCAGTTGGTCGGATTTTTCGCGACGCTAAGTTGATGGAGATCGGGGCGGGTACATCTGAAATCCGCCGCATGCTTATCGGTCGCGAGATGATGGGAGCGATGGCGTGA